In Lolium perenne isolate Kyuss_39 chromosome 5, Kyuss_2.0, whole genome shotgun sequence, the sequence TTTCAGCATAACCACAGAAGTCTTCCTCAATTCTGAACACCACAGAGCACACACAGGCACACAGGCTTGTCTCGCTGATGATGGTGAGCCGAATGAAAATCTACCAGGGGCCTTGGATCCAACCGCCGGAATGCAAGGAGTTCACCCGTACGCATACCGCAGTCCGCAGACAACTACCCACATCTGTTATCACCAAAAAAAATCATAAGTTGATAAAGAACCAATTCTAGTCATTTAGAGATCGACAAAACTCACCATTAAATGGACTCTTCCTCCGAAgatcttgatggaaaaaaaatCGCAAGTAAATGACCGCACATAATTAGTAAAATGATCATTCGAGTAGTTACTAAAAAGGTTGGATGATATAATTCGGTAAGTTCACTAAAACGTACATTTTTATTTTGAGGCACACCAGATATATTCCATTTGATTGCCTTGGTATTGAACGGGAGTGCCAAATCTCCAGCAATGTCTTCCACCACTTGCATCCATGTCCAAGTATGAGCTCCAATACGATCATTTCTAAATTTTCACAAAGAAAAAAACACACTATAAATAAAAGTTGTATTTGCCACAAGTTTGATATATTGCTACAGTTTGATATATTGCTACACATGTTGACCAATAATATGAGTCAGTTAGATCAAATTGTTTTCCCGTATAAAGTTCTATAACCTGAAATGGAAAATTCCAGTTCTGTTAGGAGCAGTCCGACAGCTAATATTTCAGAAGGTGGGAATACTAAACACAGCGAATAGGTTGTTGATTCTATTAGCATAACACTCTACCAAGCACAATTGGAGAACCAGCTTTTattctctactaaaaagagtccaCGTAAAACTGAAAAGAGAATGATGTACCAGAAGAAGTTTTTGCACCCAAGGATATAATCAGTATAGCAAGTTCATATGTTAAACATCAGAGGAGATCCAATTGATGCTATTGTTAGCACGAAAAGAAAAGAACACAATGTTTCAATTTCCAAGAATTGGTGGGACGAAAAATCTATCACACAGCTCCAATTCTTAATCTAATACATACATGTGCGTTCGAGTTTCAGTTCAAATCATCAAGGTAAACTATGGGAGAATTGAGTAATCTCACCTCTACTACGAAATGAAGAAAAGTGAGGAACAGGCTCATTGCTGGGAGGGGGGCGGGGTAGGGAACTTTACTCGTTCCAATCCAATCGATGACATCGTCGTCAAGCTTCAGCAAGACGGGAAGTAGGCAGAGCACCGCAGCATTACTCCTTTTCCACGAGCCGCCGCTCTGACAGTATCCACCGCTATGGTGCCGACGAACTCGCGGGCTGTTTGTGCTCGTCTTCTGGTGGTCGAAGGCGGCTTCTAGGAAACAACGCCTCCCATATCTAGAGCAGGCGGTGGTTCCACTGGTTGCCCAGAGCACACACTGCAGACTAACCATTGTGGGCGGGGGCCGCCGTCCAAGTGAGACGATGCAGCAACCCACGCCACGGCCGGCTGTCACAGGGAGTTGGGCAGGGGAGAGACAGGAGCAATGAAACCCGGGCATGGCAGCTCGCTATGGAAGGGAATACCTGGGGCCAGCGTTCGTGGAAGAACCCTCCGGCAGCCTTCCTCGTTGGAGATGCGGAGCGGCTTGCTCGGTAGTCTGGAACAACGCGCTCAGGAATTCAGAGCGGCGCTGGTGGACATCGGGGGTAGCGCGTTGGTGAGGCCGCGAACGTGAGTGGCGTGCTCGCGAGGTCAGGGGCGGCGCGCTGGTGAAACTCCCTGCCGGTGCGGCGCCCAAGGAGGTCCACAGCGGGGCGCGCGGAAGGAACAGGCGGTTGCATCGCCGAATCACAAGCGCGCGCTGGACGAAGCCCATCGAGGCCTTCGTGACGCTCGGGAAGAAGCAAGGAGCGGCGAGCGGGCCAGTTGGGGAGGAGATGTGGGCGCTCCGGAGCAGCATCCTATGCCGCTCCTGCACAGCTCTGGCTCGGACGTCCACACATAGAGCGCCGCCTACACCTATGCGGGGTATCCATCCCATCGGCGGTGCTGGTCGCCGTCGTCGGCGGAGGTGTGGAAGAGAGACCTACTTTCCGGCCGACACCAGGAAGGTCTCCTTCCCGATTCCTCTCTGaagccgccgccatcaccacgATTTTGGCGAGCTCCAAGGTTCTCCAACGCTGTTGCTCGCCGGCAGAGAAGCCCGTTGGCTCCCTCCGACGACTCGCAACCGCCGCGACGCCGTTCCACGGGCCGCCCTCTGCACGTCCTCCACTCCTCCGCCTGGCTGCATCTTCGTCGGCCTTGTCTCGCAGCTCTCAGTGGAGAAATCGAGAGAGGATGGGAAGATTCTGGAGTGAAACTATGAGCGCACATGCGGCTGCAGTTGAGTTATGTCTACCACCGCTTAGACTGTTGGTTCTTCACGGCTACACCCACACGGCAATAACTCCCCGTTTGGTTCTGCTTTCTACCAGACAGACAAAATTGTACATGTAAAAAAGCTTTCTAAAATTGCTAAAGAGCGCCGAGTCGATACACAGAAAACTACCGACGGGAACCAAACCAACGAAAACAACAAGTTTCAATACCATGTTCGTATCTAGAGAGGCTTCAAAATTGTAAGAAAAATCGAAGTTGTTAAGGTTTAATATAGTacttattattagaacaaattatgatgttgatgcttcatctcttgataatacttgatacacactttctgcgcctagctgaaaggcgttaaataaaagcgcttatgggagagacaacccatgtttttactacagtacttttgttttatatttgagtcttggaagttgtttactaatgtagcaacctctccttatcttagttttattgcattgttgtgccaagtaaagtctctaatagaaggatgatactagatttggattactgcgcagaaacagttttctttgctgtcacgaatctgggtaaaattctctgtaggtaactcagaaaattatgccaatttacgtgagtgatcctcagatatgtacgcaacattcattagttttaagttttctcatctgagcaagtctggtgcctgttaaaaattcgtctttacgaactgttctgttttgacagattctgccttttattttgcattgcctgttttgctatgttagatggatttctttgttccattgactttcagtagctttgtgcaatgtccagaagtataaagaatgattgtgtcacctctgaatatgtgaattttgattatgcactaatcctctaatgagtttgttttgagtttggtgtggaggaagttttcaaggatcaagagaggaggatgatatacactatgatcaaggagagtgaaagctctaagcttggggatgccccggtggttcacccctgcatatatcaagaagactcaagcgtctaagcttggggatgcccaaggcatccccttcttcatcgacaacattatcaggttcctctagtgaaactatatttttattccatcacagcttatgtactttgcttggagcgtctgttgtttttgtttttgttttgtttgaataaagttggatgctagcattcattgtgtgggagagagacacgctccgctattgcatatggacaaatatgtccttaggctttactcatagtattcatggcgaaggttgaatcttcttcgttaaattgttatatggttggaatcggaaaatgatatatgtggtaattggtataatatcttgaataatgtgatacttggcaatttttgtgctcatgtttaagctcttgcatcatatactttgcacttattaatgaagaaatacatagagcatgctaaaatctgatttgcatgtttggtctctctaaggtctagataatttctagtattgagtttgaacaacaaggaagacggtgcagagtcttataattgttatcaccagaagttgaccaagtcagaggtgggccgcgatcaagatggatttaaagaatatacatggaagaaatatgtgaatcggcctgttatgcaaagtttgggctagtttgcccttgtatctgtgacatagtagattacgtgtcggttagttagagtttgtctcgtgcacggtggggattattcccacgttagaaagtcccctggactataaatatgtatctagggtttatgaaataaacaacaaccaacgttcaaccacaaatcaaactcggcgcatcgccaactccttcgtctcgagggtttctaccggtaagcatcatgctgcctagatcgcatcttgcgatctaggcagcacaagcttattgtcgttgttcatgcgttgctcgtactgaagcctttttgatggcgagcaacgtagttatcttagatgtgttagggttagcattgttcttcgtatcatatgctatcgtagtgcaacccttatacatctagccgcccttacacctatcttaggtgtaggggcggcaccccgcttgatcattatttagtagatccgatccgttacggttgctccttgttcttcaaggattagtttaatatctgcaatagttaggccttacaaagggttggaggatccagcgacgcgtagggtgtcgtttgctagccctagacaggatgttccgaggatcaacctcgtgttggtttttaggccttgtctaggaccggcttacgatcaccgtgcgtgaccgcgaggcccaatcgtgagtaggatgatccgattatgcggtgaaaaccctaaatcgtcgtagatcgttttagctttatcttgatcaagcaggaccaccatatattcgtgcacctcgtacgaatcatgggtggatcggctccttgagccgattcacaggataacctgagagccgatcgaggctcgtatttaatgtttacgtgtatgccatgcaggaaactaagcgaggcatctccatcaccttcctgaccaggtataggtcaggtggcatgcccttgcaccagcatcggacgtgtgtaccagaggctttgcgggccgccgctcggagggaccagggccagccgcagccctaagttgttcccggctctactgtgttgcccgtcgctgctcgccggtgggttttgaccgcaacacattctggcacgcccggtgggacaagcttcgacatcaaccacatcgccatctacatctgagatggcggacggcactccagtcacgtacgaggatctgaccgatgagctcaagaagaagtatgacgaggtcaaagcaatcctcgaagccgacctcatcggctcttttcacagaacccgttcacatggcatcaggtggaaggggttctcgcctgatggtgcactcgatgggatagacctctctgccccgtcaaaagaacgcaccaggtccctacgtcaggagatcaactacatggtggctcactcgctgcaccgccactcgagaactcggtgaacactttggagcgtgtcgctctccgggtgatccaggagatcatgaggcaccagtactctccgtcaggaccagctctcgggacacaccaaggagagatgccactccagtcccgtccaccgctgccatttgcgttggcagcaccagaagtgccgaattcaccggcattcgtcgtctacaagatcggtggtgaccctagtgactgccagttcttgcaggaggcgcctaaggagatccctcatgggtacatgtgcacatacgtgccagactgcggtaactgggcgctcacaaaccaggccgcgacagcagggacttctgggaaagcaggaggaacgtcagcaacagatcttgagaagcagacgtggctagctaaatatgccaccccgacgaacctccagagctcagctcctgcagttggctcagagctggaaaagcaagcatggctggctaagtacgccaccccggcgaatcttcagagttcgactcctgcagccagcaccgcggatcagatcagtacgatcctgagggaccagttcggcatggtgccgaaaaggaggacaatcggctattccaagccgtaccccgatgaatacgagttggtcccgctaccacccaagtatcggctccctgacttctccaagttcagtggatcagatggttccagctccatcgagcatgtgagccgatatttggcacagctaggaacggcctcagcgtcggatccactacgcgtgaggttcttcgcacagtccctcacgggatcggctttcgggtggtacacttcgttgccaccggactcgatccggacttggaagcagttggaagaacagttccacatgcagtttcactcagaagcttccgagtctggccttgccgatctagcacagatacgtcagaagcgtggagaaactgtggcagaatatatccagcgcttcagaaatctgaggaaccgatgttattcggctcgtgtgactgaaaaagaagcagtcgagttggcagtggtgggccttgcctcacaaatcaaggatatggcttcccaagcagactacccttcactggcgcacatggttcagaaactgtcagcatatgaacagcgccatccagacttgtaccaggacaaattcaagcgtgcggtagtcctggttgaggcggatgaagacgaaggctttgcgggagatcaagaggtagcagtggctgaatggactcggggggcaacccccgtgtcctgcaaatgggttaagccaccaggtccgcccagagggtttgattttgacgtgaccaaaactgagcaaatcttcgacctcctactcaaggagaagcagttgaagatacccgaaggtctcaaattccccacggtacaggagctgaatggaaagccatactgcaaatggcataattcgctctcccatgccaccaacgactgcagggtgtggcgtcagcagatccaaatggcgatagaacaaggacgtctgatttttaaccagtacgccatgaaggtcgacactcaccccttccccgccgttaacatggtggagtgcacttaccctgaaggttgccggccaggatcctcgttcagtatcaacatggtaggacctgggcaccactctggcaaggatggagacgagggcagctgctctcgtagcaaggacacagaggaggccgctccacgcgatcggctccgtcatgatggcaagcgctacgtcacagagggagaagtgaagaatataagatatcagtgacccctctctgatcacctcctcaataagtatgtgagtcagtatagcCAACGCCGGCGACCCAGCGACGATgacgatgaaagagatcgtctggatagaggagccagaagacatcgtcggcatgatcgcgatgaggaggagtacgagcgccgtgccaaggaaaagtcaagggggcaaggcgacgaagataggcattgggactgccccttcttcagacactgctgggattcaggaatgagccgattgcctacaatcggcaattgcccagaatgcaaccagaagaagaaggaggcagccaacgtgtccgtgttcaaacgtctagggcctctcccaccacaaagcaaacgcgctgagtcccctcggttggaagatctcgaggattcagaagacgagggagaagaagaagaagacaggtaccaccggccaaggtggtgccctgatggactcagccgttcccaaaagcgtagggttcagcgattgcgcggcttggaagaagccgaaaggttgtacctgcacacgctaagaaaggcgcagcctgatctggccgcgaaaattcagcgaaccctagatgaagagggtcgaccacggaaaatggagtggcgccccaagcaaaggaaagccgatgatgatacatcggctggcacaaacatggtgctcgtccttccgacggagcttagtgctccaggattacacgaggcacccaatttggacgactgcgagcgcatcgacgtgacaaaggatgaggttgggctggtcttatccaccggcctgactgtgtagcaagaacaaaccgatgagcaaacgtggcgaggccgatccttgggatcggccccaaggatatatgaaggaacattacagagccttcattgagcgcttcaatcaatatggaggccgattccagcaatcggccaaaattatcctcaccacatgtttctGCTTATAtgcaacgtcga encodes:
- the LOC127298737 gene encoding uncharacterized protein, whose amino-acid sequence is MGWIPRIGVGGALCVDVRARAVQERHRMLLRSAHISSPTGPLAAPCFFPSVTKASMGFVQRALVIRRCNRLFLPRAPLWTSLGAAPAGSFTSAPPLTSRARHSRSRPHQRATPDVHQRRSEFLSALFQTTEQAAPHLQRGRLPEGSSTNAGPRNDRIGAHTWTWMQVVEDIAGDLALPFNTKAIKWNISGVPQNKNIFGGRVHLMMWVVVCGLRYAYG